The following coding sequences lie in one Streptomyces xiamenensis genomic window:
- the rph gene encoding ribonuclease PH → MSRIDGRQADQLRPVSIERGWSKHAEGSVLVSFGDTKVLCTASFTEGVPRWRRGSGEGWVTGEYAMLPRATNTRGDRESVRGKIGGRTHEISRLIGRSLRAVVDFKALGENTIVLDCDVLQADGGTRTAAITGAYVALADAIAWGRTRKLVKGKGQPLTGTVSAVSVGIIGGVPMLDLAYEEDVRAGTDMNVVCTGDGRFIEVQGTAEGVPFARHELDALLDLAVAGCAELDTAQRAALAAD, encoded by the coding sequence ATGTCTCGTATCGACGGCCGCCAGGCCGACCAGCTCCGACCCGTCAGCATCGAGCGCGGCTGGAGCAAGCACGCCGAGGGTTCCGTGCTGGTGTCCTTCGGGGACACCAAGGTGCTGTGCACCGCCAGCTTCACCGAGGGCGTGCCGCGCTGGCGGCGCGGCAGTGGCGAGGGCTGGGTCACCGGCGAGTACGCGATGCTGCCCCGGGCCACCAACACCCGGGGCGACCGTGAGTCGGTCCGCGGCAAGATCGGCGGACGCACCCACGAGATCTCCCGGCTGATCGGCCGCTCGCTGCGCGCCGTCGTCGACTTCAAGGCCCTGGGCGAGAACACCATCGTGCTGGACTGCGACGTGCTCCAGGCCGACGGCGGGACCCGTACCGCCGCCATCACCGGCGCCTACGTGGCGCTGGCGGACGCGATCGCGTGGGGGCGCACCCGCAAGCTCGTCAAGGGCAAGGGGCAGCCGCTGACCGGCACCGTCTCCGCGGTGAGCGTCGGCATCATCGGCGGGGTGCCGATGCTGGACCTGGCCTACGAGGAGGACGTGCGGGCGGGCACCGACATGAACGTGGTGTGCACCGGGGACGGCCGGTTCATCGAGGTGCAGGGCACCGCCGAGGGGGTCCCGTTCGCCCGGCACGAGCTGGACGCGCTGCTGGATCTCGCGGTGGCCGGCTGCGCCGAGCTGGACACGGCGCAGCGGGCGGCGCTGGCCGCCGACTGA
- a CDS encoding LacI family DNA-binding transcriptional regulator — MSSRISMRDVARRAGVSQKTVSRVVNDEPHVSPELRERVRQEIEQLGYRPNTFARALVTRRSRRIGLISTGSGYFGPASLLSGLQRAAHAEGYDVSVIHADEHDPEEAGRAVWQLVGQGIDAIALCGPIGSAEIARHIPHDIPVLRVDLPESPAGTGTDGHHVLFVGNDDISAATEATSHLLRLGHRTVHHLAGPPRWAVTGYRERGWRTALELAGAPCPDVRRGDWSPASGYHATRELLRDGTLTALFAANDQMAIGAVHAIERSGRRVPEDVSVIGFDDIPEAAYLSVPLTTVRQDFARIAAEGMHRLVAALGTTARPADPGPAGATIPAQLIHRASTAPPPAAGPA; from the coding sequence ATGTCGAGCCGCATATCCATGAGGGATGTCGCCCGCCGGGCCGGGGTGTCCCAGAAAACCGTTTCCCGTGTCGTCAACGACGAACCCCACGTCTCCCCGGAACTGCGGGAGCGCGTCCGCCAGGAGATAGAACAACTCGGTTACCGGCCCAATACGTTCGCCCGCGCGCTGGTCACCAGAAGGTCCCGCAGAATCGGCCTCATCTCCACCGGCAGCGGCTATTTCGGCCCCGCGTCACTCCTCAGCGGACTGCAGCGCGCCGCCCACGCCGAAGGCTATGACGTCAGCGTCATCCACGCCGACGAACACGACCCGGAAGAAGCCGGCCGCGCCGTATGGCAATTGGTCGGCCAGGGCATCGACGCCATCGCGCTGTGCGGCCCGATCGGCTCCGCCGAAATCGCCCGGCACATTCCCCACGACATTCCCGTCCTGCGCGTCGACCTCCCCGAGAGCCCGGCCGGCACCGGCACCGACGGACACCACGTGCTCTTCGTCGGCAACGACGACATCTCCGCCGCCACCGAAGCCACCTCCCACCTGCTGCGCCTGGGCCACCGCACCGTGCACCACCTCGCCGGACCGCCCCGCTGGGCCGTCACCGGCTACCGCGAACGCGGCTGGCGCACCGCCCTGGAGCTGGCCGGCGCCCCCTGCCCCGACGTACGCCGCGGCGACTGGAGCCCCGCCTCCGGCTACCACGCCACCCGCGAACTGCTCAGGGACGGCACCCTCACCGCTCTGTTCGCCGCCAACGACCAGATGGCCATCGGCGCGGTCCACGCCATCGAACGCAGCGGCCGGCGGGTCCCCGAGGACGTCAGCGTCATCGGCTTCGACGACATCCCCGAGGCCGCCTACCTCTCCGTCCCGCTGACCACCGTCCGGCAGGACTTCGCCCGGATCGCCGCCGAGGGCATGCACCGGCTGGTCGCCGCCCTCGGCACCACGGCCCGACCCGCCGACCCCGGCCCCGCCGGCGCCACCATCCCCGCCCAGCTCATCCACCGTGCCTCCACCGCGCCCCCGCCCGCGGCCGGCCCGGCCTGA
- a CDS encoding ABC transporter substrate-binding protein: MTPTPGRRPAPTPGPHPQPPGISRRHLLRAAGGLGAAAALAPALGACAAATPTAEPLTSGRADISFWTHDDAYVDFFRAAADAATGSPFTWNLRPTRAGAADVVTKTIAQAIAGRGTPDVAGFELGAFTRLLRGDIAPELLEDLTGHLDPAVREDLLTVRTEPFSKDGALYALDSDAPLVVYYYREPEFARYGIPTDLGSWEEFAEAGTRLADRHGIALAAVPTGSDLPQILQSFEMLLLQRGGRLFDADGTLTLDTPEAEDTLRFLAEGVQRGYLTTVSDYYGPSMQAALKTGKVIGQWMASWYKVYGLIANVPEQSGQWRIRPLPVFTGGGGRTSFAGGTGFAALRGKRNTLAGVELVKAAYLNPAEQVRRYQVLGYLPSLRSVFNDPALSLIEDEYCGGQRMFEVYRDVIDEAPVLYLSADRSILDTVLSGYLLRAYQGRTSPREALRSAARDFAGQTRTRGGSR, from the coding sequence ATGACCCCAACCCCTGGCCGGCGGCCCGCCCCGACCCCCGGCCCCCACCCACAACCCCCCGGCATCTCCCGCCGCCACCTGCTGCGCGCCGCCGGCGGCCTGGGCGCCGCCGCCGCGCTCGCCCCCGCCCTCGGCGCCTGCGCCGCCGCCACGCCCACCGCCGAACCCCTCACCTCGGGCCGCGCCGACATCTCCTTCTGGACCCACGACGACGCCTACGTCGACTTCTTCCGCGCCGCCGCCGACGCCGCCACCGGCTCCCCCTTCACCTGGAACCTGCGGCCCACCCGGGCCGGCGCCGCCGACGTGGTCACCAAGACCATCGCCCAGGCCATCGCCGGACGCGGCACCCCCGACGTCGCGGGCTTCGAACTCGGCGCCTTCACCCGCCTGCTGCGCGGCGACATCGCCCCCGAACTCCTCGAAGACCTCACCGGACACCTCGACCCCGCCGTCCGCGAGGACCTGCTGACGGTGCGCACCGAACCGTTCAGCAAGGACGGCGCCCTGTACGCGCTGGACTCCGACGCCCCGCTGGTCGTGTACTACTACCGCGAGCCGGAGTTCGCCCGCTACGGGATACCCACCGACCTCGGCAGCTGGGAGGAGTTCGCCGAAGCCGGCACCCGCCTCGCCGACCGGCACGGCATCGCGCTGGCCGCCGTCCCCACCGGCAGCGACCTGCCGCAGATCCTCCAGTCCTTCGAAATGCTGCTGCTCCAGCGCGGCGGGCGGCTCTTCGACGCCGACGGCACCCTCACCCTGGACACCCCCGAGGCCGAGGACACCCTGCGCTTCCTCGCCGAGGGCGTCCAGCGCGGCTACCTCACCACCGTCTCCGACTACTACGGCCCCAGCATGCAGGCCGCCCTGAAGACAGGAAAGGTCATCGGCCAGTGGATGGCCAGCTGGTACAAGGTGTACGGGCTCATCGCCAACGTGCCCGAACAGTCGGGGCAGTGGCGGATCCGCCCGCTGCCCGTCTTCACGGGCGGCGGCGGCCGGACCTCCTTCGCCGGCGGCACCGGATTCGCCGCCCTGCGCGGCAAGCGCAACACCCTCGCCGGCGTCGAACTCGTCAAGGCCGCCTACCTCAACCCCGCCGAACAGGTCCGCCGCTACCAGGTGCTCGGCTACCTCCCCAGCCTCCGCTCCGTCTTCAACGACCCGGCGCTCTCCCTCATCGAGGACGAATACTGCGGCGGCCAGCGCATGTTCGAGGTCTACCGGGACGTCATCGACGAAGCGCCCGTGCTCTACCTCAGCGCCGACCGCTCCATACTCGACACCGTCCTCAGCGGATATCTGCTGCGCGCCTATCAGGGCCGCACCTCACCGCGTGAAGCGCTGCGCTCCGCCGCACGCGATTTCGCCGGCCAGACCCGAACCCGGGGAGGATCCCGATGA
- a CDS encoding carbohydrate ABC transporter permease translates to MTSRRNLAPYAFIAPFYVLYGLFMVVPIGVACYLSLTEWVGLGTPTFIGFDNFTDLARDTSFHKALGNSLIFILVSLFLVVPCALLIAQLLNTRGLRARDLFRVTFFLPMVLSPIVIALLYSLLLDREYGLVNSVLRALFGFGGADWLGDPTLAKVSIGFVLLWRWTGYLTIFFLAALQAVPRELYESAELDGAGTVRQFTTVTLPSIRPVTAFVVVTSFIGAAQLFDEPYLITGGGPGEETLTVAQFVYRAAFERQQFGYAAAAGLVLFVIVFGLSQLLNRLLRIGRTA, encoded by the coding sequence ATGACCTCCCGCAGAAACCTCGCGCCGTACGCGTTCATCGCCCCCTTCTACGTGCTCTACGGCCTGTTCATGGTCGTGCCGATCGGCGTCGCCTGTTATCTCAGCCTCACCGAATGGGTCGGGCTCGGCACACCCACCTTCATCGGATTCGACAATTTCACCGATCTCGCCCGCGACACGAGTTTCCACAAAGCACTCGGCAATTCCCTGATCTTCATCCTCGTCTCGCTCTTCCTCGTGGTGCCCTGCGCCCTGCTCATCGCCCAACTCCTCAACACCAGGGGACTGCGGGCCCGCGATCTGTTCCGGGTCACCTTCTTCCTCCCCATGGTGCTGTCACCCATCGTGATCGCGCTGCTGTACAGCCTGCTGCTCGACCGCGAGTACGGCCTGGTCAACTCCGTACTGCGGGCCCTGTTCGGCTTCGGCGGCGCCGACTGGCTCGGCGACCCCACCCTCGCCAAGGTCTCCATCGGCTTCGTCCTGCTGTGGCGCTGGACCGGCTACCTCACCATCTTCTTCCTCGCCGCCCTCCAGGCCGTGCCCCGCGAACTGTACGAATCCGCCGAACTGGACGGCGCGGGCACAGTGCGGCAGTTCACCACCGTCACGCTGCCCTCCATCCGCCCCGTCACCGCCTTCGTCGTGGTGACCTCCTTCATCGGCGCCGCCCAGCTCTTCGACGAGCCCTACCTGATCACCGGCGGCGGACCCGGCGAGGAAACCCTGACCGTGGCCCAGTTCGTGTACCGCGCCGCCTTCGAACGCCAGCAGTTCGGCTACGCGGCGGCGGCCGGTCTCGTCCTGTTCGTCATCGTGTTCGGCCTCAGCCAGCTCCTCAACCGGCTGCTGCGCATCGGGAGGACCGCATGA
- a CDS encoding carbohydrate ABC transporter permease gives MSATRTTTAPGPAATRPTPPHRPRRRRSLPARIALYGTLGLLLLVFAAPLLWALSGSFKPRGDIFDYPPTLVPDPATTENYRNLLGGQPFWNWFAISVVTALTATTIAVFVCALAGFAFAKYRFAGKKVLFNVMFSSLSVPFAVILVPLFILVVKSGLANPWFALIVPWVAPAFGIFMMQQYIIQSIPDEILEAARLDGNSEFGIFRRVVLPLLRPSLGALGVWQFLQSYNSFLWPLVLISDTDQYTLPLGLNILFRAESRAFDLVLPGAVLASVPTIAVFLLLRKQLLEGLSAGAVKG, from the coding sequence ATGAGCGCCACCCGCACCACCACCGCACCCGGCCCCGCCGCCACCCGCCCCACTCCGCCCCACCGGCCGCGCCGCCGCCGCTCCCTGCCCGCCCGGATCGCCCTGTACGGCACCCTGGGCCTGCTCCTGCTGGTCTTCGCCGCGCCCCTGCTGTGGGCACTGTCCGGCTCCTTCAAGCCGCGCGGCGACATCTTCGACTACCCACCCACCCTCGTCCCCGACCCCGCCACCACCGAGAACTACCGCAACCTGCTCGGCGGCCAGCCCTTCTGGAACTGGTTCGCCATCTCCGTCGTCACCGCCCTGACCGCCACCACCATCGCCGTCTTCGTCTGCGCCCTGGCCGGCTTCGCCTTCGCCAAATACCGGTTCGCCGGCAAGAAGGTGCTGTTCAACGTGATGTTCAGCTCGCTGTCCGTGCCGTTCGCGGTGATCCTGGTCCCGCTGTTCATCCTGGTGGTCAAGTCAGGACTCGCCAACCCCTGGTTCGCACTGATCGTCCCCTGGGTCGCCCCCGCCTTCGGGATCTTCATGATGCAGCAGTACATCATCCAGTCCATCCCGGACGAGATCCTCGAAGCCGCCCGCCTCGACGGCAACAGCGAGTTCGGCATCTTCCGCCGCGTCGTCCTGCCACTGCTGCGGCCCTCCCTCGGCGCCCTCGGCGTATGGCAGTTCCTCCAGAGCTACAACAGCTTCCTGTGGCCCCTGGTCCTCATCTCCGACACGGACCAGTACACCCTGCCGCTCGGCCTCAACATCCTCTTCCGCGCCGAATCCCGCGCCTTCGACCTGGTCCTCCCCGGCGCCGTCCTCGCCTCCGTACCGACCATCGCCGTCTTCCTGCTGCTGCGCAAACAACTGCTCGAAGGACTCTCCGCCGGCGCGGTCAAAGGCTGA
- a CDS encoding beta-galactosidase has product MSVLPHRVLFGAAYYHEYQPTPRLDEDLDLMAAAHFTVIRVGESVWSTWEPENGVFDLDWLQPVLDGAHRRGIQVILGTPTYAAPPWLARAYPEINTERRTGQRAGWGARQEIDYTHPAFLFHAERVIRKIIQRYADHPAVIGYQVDNEPGNEIFHNHGVFQRFTDHLRHQYGTVEELNRAWGLTYWSHRLSTWADLWTPDGNAQPQYALAWRRFQDSLTTEFIGWQADIVREYAHPGQFVTTCISYERPGVRDDALTARLDVTAGNPYYRMQDSLQLPPDPQEPGQTWTTHGTWALYATADRMYASRQEPFLVTETNAQAIGPTWINEPAYDGQWRQAAWALVSRGATMIEYWHWHTLHYGAETFWGGILPHSQEPGRTYEQLAALGAEFDRAGELVAALTPDADLALLYSVDSKWALTEHPMLAAEDGGPDRRSYQTVLESFQRGAFDSGLQARLIHPGQLFTQDPAAYARTQPLLVAAALMTADDDQLRWLRAYAAAGGHLVLGIHTGYGDEEARARTERKPAHLGEAAGVRYDEFSTLRRPLPVHAPDDSPLRLPEHATATRWADGLHVDDAQVLAAYRHPHFSRWPAVTTRAHGAGRVTYVGTVPDPALAAAVLEWAAAESPGPHGAWRPAAESQTVTAATAGDGTRLRFVHNWSFTPSTFPLPAAARDVLSGQELAAGTALDLGPWDVRVLAEHG; this is encoded by the coding sequence ATGTCCGTCCTGCCCCACCGGGTCCTCTTCGGCGCCGCGTACTACCACGAGTACCAGCCCACCCCGCGCCTGGACGAGGACCTCGACCTGATGGCCGCGGCCCACTTCACCGTCATCCGCGTCGGCGAATCCGTCTGGTCCACCTGGGAACCGGAGAACGGCGTCTTCGACCTCGACTGGCTCCAGCCCGTCCTCGACGGCGCCCACCGGCGCGGCATCCAGGTCATCCTCGGCACCCCCACCTACGCCGCCCCGCCCTGGCTCGCCCGCGCCTACCCCGAGATCAACACCGAACGCCGCACCGGACAGCGCGCCGGCTGGGGCGCCCGCCAGGAGATCGACTACACCCACCCCGCGTTCCTCTTCCACGCCGAACGCGTCATCCGCAAGATCATCCAGCGCTACGCCGACCACCCCGCCGTCATCGGCTACCAGGTCGACAACGAGCCCGGCAACGAGATCTTCCACAACCACGGCGTCTTCCAGCGCTTCACCGACCACCTGCGCCACCAGTACGGCACCGTCGAGGAACTCAACCGCGCCTGGGGCCTCACCTACTGGTCCCACCGGCTGTCCACCTGGGCCGACCTGTGGACCCCCGACGGCAACGCCCAGCCCCAGTACGCCCTCGCCTGGCGGCGCTTCCAGGACAGCCTCACCACCGAGTTCATCGGCTGGCAGGCCGACATCGTGCGCGAGTACGCCCACCCCGGCCAGTTCGTCACCACCTGCATCTCCTACGAACGCCCCGGCGTCCGCGACGACGCCCTCACCGCGCGCCTCGACGTCACCGCCGGCAACCCCTACTACCGCATGCAGGACAGCCTCCAGCTGCCACCGGACCCCCAGGAGCCCGGCCAGACCTGGACCACCCACGGCACCTGGGCGCTGTACGCCACCGCCGACCGCATGTACGCCTCCCGCCAGGAACCCTTCCTGGTCACCGAGACCAACGCCCAGGCCATCGGCCCCACCTGGATCAACGAACCCGCCTACGACGGCCAGTGGCGGCAGGCCGCCTGGGCCCTCGTCTCCCGCGGCGCCACCATGATCGAGTACTGGCACTGGCACACCCTGCACTACGGCGCCGAGACCTTCTGGGGCGGCATCCTCCCGCACAGCCAGGAACCCGGCCGCACCTACGAACAGCTCGCCGCGCTCGGCGCCGAGTTCGACCGCGCCGGGGAACTCGTCGCCGCCCTCACCCCGGACGCCGACCTCGCCCTCCTCTACAGCGTCGACAGCAAATGGGCGCTCACCGAACACCCCATGCTCGCCGCCGAGGACGGCGGCCCCGACCGGCGCTCGTACCAGACCGTCCTGGAGTCCTTCCAGCGCGGCGCCTTCGACAGCGGCCTCCAGGCCCGGCTCATCCACCCCGGCCAGCTGTTCACCCAGGACCCCGCCGCGTACGCGCGCACCCAGCCGCTCCTGGTCGCCGCCGCCCTGATGACCGCCGACGACGACCAACTGCGCTGGCTGCGCGCATACGCGGCGGCCGGCGGCCACCTGGTGCTCGGCATCCACACCGGCTACGGCGACGAGGAGGCCCGCGCCCGCACCGAACGCAAACCCGCCCACCTCGGCGAGGCGGCCGGCGTGCGCTACGACGAGTTCTCCACCCTGCGCCGCCCGCTGCCCGTCCACGCCCCCGACGACTCCCCGCTGCGGCTGCCCGAACACGCCACCGCCACCCGCTGGGCCGACGGCCTGCACGTGGACGACGCCCAGGTGCTCGCCGCCTACCGGCACCCGCACTTCTCCCGCTGGCCCGCCGTCACCACCCGCGCCCACGGCGCCGGACGCGTCACCTACGTCGGTACCGTGCCCGACCCGGCGCTGGCCGCCGCCGTCCTGGAATGGGCCGCCGCCGAAAGCCCCGGCCCCCACGGCGCCTGGCGCCCGGCCGCCGAAAGCCAGACCGTCACCGCGGCCACCGCCGGCGACGGCACCCGGCTGCGGTTCGTCCACAACTGGTCCTTCACCCCCAGCACCTTCCCGCTGCCCGCCGCCGCCCGCGACGTGCTCTCCGGGCAGGAACTGGCCGCCGGCACCGCACTGGACCTCGGCCCCTGGGACGTCCGCGTCCTCGCCGAACACGGATAA
- the rdgB gene encoding RdgB/HAM1 family non-canonical purine NTP pyrophosphatase, producing MHRLVLATRNAHKVTELRAILTGAGLDVELIGADAYPDIPDVKETGVTFAENALLKAHALARATQLPAVADDSGLCVDVLGGAPGIFSARWAGRHGDDRANLELLLAQLADIADPHRAAHFACAAALALPDGTERVVEGRLRGTLRHTPAGDGGFGYDPILTPDGDTRSVAELTPEEKNRISHRAHAFQALAPVIAELLR from the coding sequence ATGCACCGTCTCGTCCTCGCCACCCGCAACGCCCACAAGGTCACCGAGCTGCGCGCCATCCTCACCGGAGCCGGACTCGACGTCGAACTCATCGGAGCCGACGCCTACCCCGACATCCCCGACGTGAAGGAAACCGGCGTCACCTTCGCCGAGAACGCGCTGCTCAAGGCACACGCCCTGGCCCGGGCCACCCAACTGCCCGCCGTCGCCGACGACTCCGGGCTGTGCGTGGACGTCCTCGGCGGCGCACCCGGCATCTTCTCCGCCCGCTGGGCCGGCCGGCACGGCGACGACCGGGCCAACCTGGAACTCCTGCTGGCCCAGCTCGCCGACATCGCCGACCCGCACCGCGCGGCGCACTTCGCGTGCGCCGCCGCACTGGCCCTCCCCGACGGCACCGAACGCGTCGTGGAGGGCCGGCTGCGCGGCACACTGCGGCACACCCCGGCCGGCGACGGCGGCTTCGGCTACGACCCGATCCTCACCCCCGACGGCGACACCCGCTCCGTCGCCGAGCTCACCCCCGAGGAGAAGAACCGCATCAGCCACCGCGCCCACGCCTTCCAGGCACTCGCCCCCGTCATCGCCGAACTGCTGCGCTGA
- a CDS encoding DUF6204 family protein, with product MSTRTFRVTVRGAFSGLTGEQRAELLARAPEHDVLRAAFTPQGHLSYDIAARDAFTFRIAREGEAEEDILTATEDAETVLRQWLSDRGYGYKNLRSQAQDLSQAPLGKRQRRAARQAG from the coding sequence ATGAGCACCCGCACCTTCCGTGTCACGGTCCGGGGCGCCTTCTCCGGCCTCACCGGAGAACAGCGCGCCGAACTCCTCGCCCGCGCCCCCGAGCACGACGTGCTGCGCGCCGCCTTCACCCCCCAGGGGCACCTCAGCTACGACATCGCCGCCCGCGACGCCTTCACCTTCCGGATCGCGCGCGAGGGCGAGGCTGAGGAGGACATCCTCACCGCCACCGAGGACGCCGAGACGGTGCTCCGCCAGTGGCTGTCCGACCGGGGCTACGGATACAAGAACCTGCGCTCCCAGGCCCAGGACCTCTCCCAGGCGCCACTGGGCAAGCGGCAGCGCCGGGCCGCCCGGCAGGCCGGCTGA
- a CDS encoding class F sortase has translation MEDEPSASGTGRLVSCVAWTLLLAGLWLWGRQLTEGGGWLPGSSPGAAQAQAAGARGSLPPAADPLAAGVDPAVLEIEAIGVRADIMARGIDEGGGVAPPPYGEPGLVGWYAGGPVPGAEGAAVLVGHVDTETDPAVFYALSSVEPGDGVRVVRDDGSVAAFTVSGTEVVERADFDPERVYGPRQDGAAELRLITCGGTYDAERREYSANVVVSAYLTDSAGGRGGAVDGAGPA, from the coding sequence ATGGAGGACGAGCCGAGCGCTTCGGGCACCGGCCGTCTCGTCTCCTGTGTCGCCTGGACGCTGCTGCTGGCGGGTCTGTGGCTGTGGGGCCGTCAGCTGACGGAGGGCGGCGGCTGGTTGCCGGGGTCCTCCCCCGGTGCGGCGCAGGCCCAGGCGGCGGGGGCGCGCGGGTCGCTGCCGCCGGCCGCCGATCCGCTGGCCGCGGGGGTGGATCCGGCGGTGCTGGAGATCGAGGCGATCGGGGTGCGCGCGGACATCATGGCGCGCGGGATCGACGAGGGCGGCGGGGTGGCGCCGCCGCCGTACGGTGAGCCGGGTCTGGTGGGGTGGTACGCGGGCGGCCCGGTTCCGGGCGCGGAGGGGGCGGCGGTGCTGGTGGGGCATGTGGACACGGAGACGGATCCGGCCGTGTTCTACGCGCTCAGCTCCGTGGAGCCGGGTGACGGGGTGCGGGTGGTGCGGGACGACGGCTCGGTGGCGGCGTTCACGGTGAGCGGCACCGAGGTGGTGGAGCGGGCGGACTTCGACCCCGAGCGGGTGTACGGCCCGCGGCAGGACGGGGCGGCGGAGCTGCGGCTGATCACCTGTGGCGGGACGTACGACGCGGAGCGCCGGGAGTACTCGGCGAATGTGGTGGTGTCGGCGTATCTGACGGACAGCGCCGGCGGCCGGGGCGGCGCTGTGGACGGCGCCGGCCCGGCCTGA
- a CDS encoding HAD-IIA family hydrolase: MSERKPIESWLTDMDGVLIHEGVPIPGADRFLKRLRESGRPFLVLTNNSMYTRRDLHARLSRMGLEVPVESIWTSALATAQFLSEQRPGGSAYVIGEAGLTTALHDVGYVLSDSGPDYVVLGETRTYSFESLTKAIRLINDGARFIATNPDHTGPSTEGALPATGSVAALITKATGREPYFVGKPNPLMMRAGLNEIGAHSETSAMIGDRMDTDVLAGLEAGMETFLVLTGLTRPEEIDRYPFRPSTVVDSIADLVDRV; encoded by the coding sequence GTGAGTGAGCGCAAGCCGATCGAGTCGTGGCTGACCGACATGGATGGGGTGCTCATCCATGAGGGCGTGCCGATTCCGGGCGCGGACCGTTTCCTGAAGCGGCTGCGGGAGTCGGGCCGGCCGTTCCTGGTGCTGACGAACAATTCGATGTACACCCGGCGGGATCTGCACGCGCGGCTGTCCCGGATGGGTCTTGAGGTGCCGGTGGAGAGCATCTGGACCTCGGCGCTGGCCACCGCGCAGTTCCTGTCGGAGCAGCGGCCCGGCGGCAGCGCGTACGTCATCGGTGAGGCCGGGCTGACGACGGCGCTCCACGATGTGGGCTATGTCCTGTCGGACTCGGGGCCGGACTACGTGGTGCTGGGTGAGACGCGGACGTACAGCTTCGAGTCGCTGACGAAGGCGATCCGGCTGATCAACGACGGTGCGCGGTTCATCGCGACCAACCCGGACCACACGGGTCCCTCGACGGAGGGGGCGCTGCCGGCGACGGGTTCGGTGGCGGCGCTGATCACCAAGGCGACGGGGCGTGAGCCGTACTTCGTGGGCAAGCCGAATCCGCTGATGATGCGGGCCGGGCTGAACGAGATCGGGGCGCACTCGGAGACGAGCGCGATGATCGGTGACCGGATGGACACCGATGTGCTGGCGGGTCTGGAGGCGGGGATGGAGACGTTCCTGGTGCTGACGGGGCTGACGCGGCCCGAGGAGATCGACCGGTATCCGTTCCGGCCCTCCACGGTGGTGGACTCGATCGCGGATCTGGTGGACCGGGTCTGA
- the bcp gene encoding thioredoxin-dependent thiol peroxidase: protein MSERLQPGDPAPAFSLPDADGKRVSLADHAGRKVIVYFYPAALTPGCTKQACDFTDNLQLLAGAGYDVIGISPDKPEKLAKFREKESLGITLLSDPDKAVLEAYGAFGEKKLYGKTVTGVIRSTVIVGEDGKVERALYNVKATGHVAKLIRDLELAAGGEQGE from the coding sequence ATGAGTGAGCGCCTTCAGCCGGGGGATCCCGCCCCCGCCTTCTCCCTGCCCGACGCCGATGGCAAGCGGGTGTCGCTGGCCGATCACGCCGGGCGCAAGGTCATCGTCTACTTCTACCCGGCGGCGCTGACCCCGGGCTGTACCAAGCAGGCGTGCGACTTCACCGACAATCTCCAGCTGCTGGCCGGCGCCGGCTACGACGTCATCGGGATCTCGCCCGACAAGCCGGAGAAGCTGGCGAAGTTCCGGGAGAAGGAGAGCCTGGGCATCACGCTGCTGAGCGACCCGGACAAGGCGGTGCTGGAGGCCTACGGGGCGTTCGGCGAGAAGAAGCTGTACGGCAAGACGGTGACCGGGGTGATCCGTTCCACGGTGATCGTGGGCGAGGACGGCAAGGTCGAGCGGGCGCTGTACAACGTGAAGGCGACCGGCCATGTCGCGAAGCTGATCCGTGACCTGGAGCTGGCTGCGGGGGGCGAGCAGGGTGAGTGA
- a CDS encoding DUF3618 domain-containing protein, which produces MSQAAENPAAIEARIHRRRESLRGTLEEIGVRVHPSTIVGDAKARAAASVDRTVGGFREKLTHEDGSYRMGRIIPLAMAVVVVGLLVTSSRSSEAERPKGRRRNR; this is translated from the coding sequence GTGTCGCAAGCAGCCGAGAACCCCGCGGCGATCGAGGCGCGGATCCACAGGCGGCGGGAGAGCCTGCGGGGCACCCTCGAAGAGATCGGTGTCCGGGTCCACCCCAGCACCATCGTCGGCGACGCCAAGGCCCGCGCCGCCGCCAGCGTGGACCGCACGGTCGGCGGCTTCCGCGAGAAGCTGACCCACGAGGACGGCAGCTACCGGATGGGCCGGATCATCCCGCTCGCCATGGCAGTGGTCGTGGTGGGCCTGCTGGTCACCTCCTCCCGCTCCTCCGAGGCCGAGCGCCCCAAGGGCCGGCGGCGGAACCGGTAG